Proteins from a genomic interval of Pecten maximus chromosome 13, xPecMax1.1, whole genome shotgun sequence:
- the LOC117341336 gene encoding uncharacterized protein F54H12.2-like, translating to MSKVKVNPAVIYAQSKALEVTNAKYPFTQTMVKQMTIPIGTSNFTYDNIFQGMRPNLVVVGFVNATATTGDYEQNPWFFQPYDVTSIGLYVDGIPVGGNHLKLKYGAIGDQTTIPVLRSMLQSTGKWLNDTGSNIERDDIAKGYALYTFELEPTFQTNQYLTLLKQGNIRLEVIFGTALTTVVSCIIYCEYPGYFEINAARDIVVP from the coding sequence ATGAGCAAAGTCAAGGTCAATCCAGCCGTCATTTATGCACAAAGCAAAGCTCTAGAAGTGACCAACGCCAAATATCCGTTTACACAGACCATGGTCAAGCAGATGACAATTCCCATTGGAACCTCAAATTTTACCtatgataatatatttcaaGGTATGAGGCCCAATCTCGTCGTAGTGGGATTCGTGAATGCCACCGCGACCACCGGTGATTACGAACAGAACCCCTGGTTTTTCCAACCCTATGACGTCACATCTATAGGACTCTACGTAGACGGAATACCAGTGGGCGGTaaccatttaaaactcaaatacGGAGCGATCGGTGATCAAACCACCATTCCCGTTCTGAGGAGCATGTTGCAATCGACGGGAAAATGGCTCAACGACACCGGTTCTAACATAGAGAGGGACGACATTGCAAAAGGATATGCACTCTATACCTTTGAATTGGAACCTACCTTCCAAACCAATCAATATCTCACCTTATTGAAACAAGGAAACATCAGACTAGAGGTCATCTTTGGAACGGCATTGACGACTGTGGTATCTTGCATCATTTACTGTGAATACCCAGGCTACTTCGAAATCAACGCTGCCAGAGATATAGTGGTACCATGA